The following are encoded together in the Microterricola viridarii genome:
- a CDS encoding phosphate/phosphite/phosphonate ABC transporter substrate-binding protein: MSLLSTPRASSFTLPRLLAAGAALALTVGLAACAPASGTTDGAADADANANANAETVSFAKDDATLVFGVVPDTVDTQTNYQPLMDYIAEITGKDVEYHESTDYAALIEAAVAGKIDVASFSGFTYVTATNNGAKITPFASIITAEGEEPGYYSEAIVPEGSSITSVDGFKGKKVCFVDPSSTSGYLFPSYNLLEAGIDPETDITPVFAGKHDVSALKTSEGVECEAGFAEDSVAEHQEGVKIVGKTKVPGAPMVVSDSLPAELKATIIDGLSNITIADIQEAGIKNADSAGFIKTFYALSPVDDKYYDLIRDICEATNAKQCQ, from the coding sequence GTGTCACTGCTCTCCACGCCCCGCGCCAGCAGCTTCACCCTTCCGCGGCTCCTCGCCGCGGGCGCCGCGCTCGCACTCACCGTCGGACTGGCCGCCTGCGCCCCGGCATCCGGAACCACCGACGGGGCCGCCGACGCCGACGCCAACGCCAACGCCAACGCCGAGACGGTCAGCTTCGCCAAGGACGATGCCACCCTCGTCTTCGGCGTCGTTCCCGACACCGTCGACACGCAGACCAACTACCAGCCGCTGATGGACTACATCGCCGAGATCACCGGGAAGGACGTCGAGTACCACGAGTCCACCGACTACGCCGCGCTCATCGAGGCCGCCGTCGCCGGCAAGATCGACGTCGCCAGCTTCTCCGGCTTCACCTACGTCACCGCCACCAACAACGGCGCCAAGATCACGCCGTTCGCCTCGATCATCACCGCCGAGGGTGAAGAGCCCGGCTACTACTCCGAGGCCATCGTTCCCGAGGGCAGCAGCATCACCTCGGTCGACGGCTTCAAGGGCAAGAAGGTCTGCTTCGTCGACCCGAGTTCGACCTCGGGCTACCTGTTCCCGAGCTACAACCTGCTCGAGGCCGGCATCGACCCGGAGACCGACATCACCCCCGTCTTCGCTGGCAAGCACGACGTCTCGGCGCTGAAGACCTCCGAGGGCGTCGAGTGTGAGGCCGGTTTCGCCGAGGACTCCGTCGCCGAGCACCAGGAGGGCGTGAAGATCGTCGGCAAGACCAAGGTCCCCGGCGCTCCCATGGTCGTCTCCGACAGCCTCCCCGCCGAGCTGAAGGCCACGATCATCGACGGCCTCAGCAACATCACCATCGCCGACATCCAGGAAGCCGGCATCAAGAACGCCGACTCCGCGGGCTTCATCAAGACCTTCTATGCGCTCTCCCCGGTCGATGACAAGTACTACGACCTGATCCGCGACATCTGCGAGGCGACCAACGCCAAGCAGTGCCAGTAG